The Tamandua tetradactyla isolate mTamTet1 chromosome 23, mTamTet1.pri, whole genome shotgun sequence genome includes a window with the following:
- the DNASE1 gene encoding deoxyribonuclease-1, whose translation MRVTRLTGVLLALAGLLQVALCLRIAAFNIQTFGETKMSNATLSKYIVQILRRYDIALVQEVRDSHLMAVGKLLDELNQQATKKDTVDTYQFVVSKPLGRNSYKERYLFLYRPDQVTLLDSYYFDDGCEPCGNDTFSREPAIVRFSSPFTSVRDFAIVPLHSAPLDAVAEIDALYDVYLDVLEKWDVEGIMFMGDFNAGCSYVTPSQWASIRLRTDPAFHWLIPDSADTTVSATHCAYDRIVVSGTLLQHSVVPGSAAPFDFQAAYGLSDQLAKAISDHYPVEVLLRRV comes from the exons ATGCGGGTCACGAGGCTGACGGGGGTGCTGCTTGCCCTGGCTGGCCTGCTGCAGGTGGCCCTGTGCCTGCGGATAGCAGCTTTCAACATTCAGACTTTTGGGGAGACCAAGATGTCCAATGCCACCCTTTCCAAATACATTGTGCAG ATCCTGCGCCGCTACGACATCGCCCTGGTCCAGGAGGTCCGCGACAGCCACCTGATGGCCGTGGGGAAACTGCTGGACGAACTCAATCAACAGGCGACAAAGAA GGACACAGTGGACACCTATCAGTTTGTGGTCAGTAAACCACTGGGCCGCAACAGCTACAAGGAGCGCTACCTCTTCCTGTACAG ACCCGACCAGGTGACCCTGCTGGACAGCTACTACTTTGATGACGGCTGCGAGCCATGCGGGAATGACACTTTCAGCCGAGAACCGGCCATCGTCAGATTTTCCTCCCCGTTCACAT CGGTTAGGGACTTTGCCATCGTGCCCCTGCACTCAGCCCCACTGGATGCGGTGGCTGAGATTGATGCCCTCTATGATGTCTACCTGGATGTGCTGGAGAAGTGGGACGTAGAG GGCATCATGTTTATGGGTGACTTCAACGCTGGCTGCAGCTATGTGACCCCCTCCCAGTGGGCGTCCATCCGCCTACGGACTGACCCGGCCTTCCACTGGCTGATCCCTGACTCCGCAGATACCACGGTCTCAGCCACGCACTGTGCCTACGACAG GATCGTGGTATCAGGCACTCTGCTCCAGCACTCCGTCGTTCCTGGCTCGGCTGCTCCTTTTGATTTCCAAGCCGCGTATGGACTGAGCGACCAGCTG GCCAAAGCCATCAGCGACCACTACCCAGTGGAGGTGCTGCTGCGGAGAGTCTGA